In Opitutaceae bacterium TAV5, one genomic interval encodes:
- a CDS encoding D-mannonate dehydratase, with product MKLGLGLKPHLWTAERLKLTRQLGCESVVAWVPLPEGDGIWHLDDLLRLREDADRAGLEFSTIENFHPGHWDHIVLGEPGKERQIDNLCQTLTNAARAGIRHWGYSFSVCGVQGYYTEHNNTAGRGLSSIKCFDTGRLPPDWTPPPNREFWFNTTLERRPATGTIPPVGEQEMWERFHWFLEKILPVAEEAGIRLCAHPDDPPVPVLRGMARPLCNLEGHRKLLSLVDSPCNCLEFCQGTVSTMPGVDIYEAIREFASGGKIGYVHFRNTSGTLPAYSEVFIDDGYVDMRKALRLYQECGFDGLLIPDHTPIVSSDAPWDTGMAFALGFMRGACSGKHPAKPDSGHSTCRQSRLLTEHEISQHPFLCALGESS from the coding sequence GTGAAACTCGGCCTTGGCTTAAAACCTCACCTCTGGACTGCGGAGCGCCTCAAGCTCACCCGGCAACTCGGCTGTGAAAGCGTCGTGGCCTGGGTGCCCCTGCCGGAAGGCGACGGCATCTGGCACCTCGACGACCTCCTCCGTCTCCGGGAGGACGCGGATCGCGCCGGACTGGAATTCTCCACCATCGAGAATTTCCATCCCGGCCACTGGGATCACATCGTTCTGGGCGAGCCCGGCAAGGAACGGCAGATCGACAACCTCTGCCAGACCCTGACAAATGCCGCCCGGGCCGGCATTCGCCACTGGGGCTACAGTTTCAGTGTCTGTGGAGTGCAGGGTTATTATACCGAACACAACAACACGGCCGGTCGCGGACTGTCGAGTATCAAGTGTTTCGACACGGGAAGGCTGCCCCCGGACTGGACTCCGCCGCCAAACCGCGAATTCTGGTTCAACACCACCCTGGAGCGCCGGCCCGCCACCGGCACCATCCCCCCTGTCGGCGAGCAGGAAATGTGGGAACGCTTTCACTGGTTTCTGGAAAAAATCCTGCCCGTTGCCGAGGAGGCAGGCATCAGGCTTTGCGCCCACCCCGACGATCCTCCCGTGCCCGTCCTGCGCGGGATGGCCCGCCCGCTGTGCAATCTGGAGGGGCATCGCAAGCTGCTCTCGCTCGTGGACAGCCCCTGCAACTGTCTTGAGTTTTGCCAGGGCACGGTCTCCACCATGCCCGGCGTGGATATTTACGAGGCGATCCGGGAATTCGCCAGCGGGGGAAAAATCGGCTACGTTCATTTTCGCAACACCAGCGGCACGCTGCCCGCCTACTCGGAAGTCTTCATCGACGACGGCTACGTCGATATGCGCAAGGCGCTCCGTCTCTACCAGGAATGCGGATTCGATGGACTGCTCATTCCCGACCACACCCCGATCGTATCAAGCGACGCCCCTTGGGACACCGGCATGGCCTTCGCTCTCGGATTCATGCGGGGCGCCTGTTCCGGAAAACATCCCGCAAAACCGGATTCCGGCCATTCGACGTGCAGGCAATCACGGCTCCTCACCGAACATGAAATCAGTCAACACCCTTTCCTCTGTGCCCTCGGCGAGTCCTCTTGA
- a CDS encoding MFS transporter — protein MKSVNTLSSVPSASPLDAIPAVPDSGNAVPDTSKKTPKIWTVGTLTYTSGGLVVLFCWLLFGDFAWSMRDRSVGPMASWYLKNLGVSNLVFGLLVSTFPAAVTLVLGPIISVKSDRHRGKWGRRIPFLLVTTPMAACGMIGIAFTPYMARWVHGFFPEASELLVAVACFGVFWAAFELATTAGQAVFGGLINDVVPKEMLGRFYGLFRAVSLIDGIIFNYWIMGKVPDHFTLILAIIGVFYGMAFMWVCFKVKEGRYPPPAVDTNVQQPGKEWPGAGDRRSRSAWKPAFHQGVFAGFGRGVRLYFRECFTNPYYVSVFVMLMSGGLAFMPVNTFAIPYARSLEMSMDFYGKCTAATFLTSLCLAYFLGWLADVFHPIRTCMVALIGYFFVTLFGWFFATTPERFAVAYVLHGVLAGCYYTSAASLGQRLYPHSRFAQFASAAGILTSICTMGLGPLLGVVIDWTGMIYRYTFLAGGTLTLVALAAALYVYGKFMKLGGPKGYVAPE, from the coding sequence ATGAAATCAGTCAACACCCTTTCCTCTGTGCCCTCGGCGAGTCCTCTTGATGCGATTCCCGCGGTACCGGATTCCGGAAACGCCGTCCCGGACACATCGAAAAAAACTCCAAAAATCTGGACGGTCGGCACGCTGACCTACACATCCGGCGGACTCGTCGTTCTTTTCTGCTGGTTGCTGTTCGGCGACTTTGCCTGGTCGATGCGCGACCGCTCGGTGGGACCGATGGCGTCCTGGTATTTGAAAAACCTGGGCGTCTCAAACCTGGTATTCGGGCTGCTGGTGAGCACATTCCCGGCGGCAGTGACGCTGGTCCTCGGGCCGATCATCAGCGTGAAGTCGGACCGGCATCGGGGAAAGTGGGGGCGCAGGATTCCGTTCCTGCTGGTGACGACGCCGATGGCGGCCTGCGGCATGATCGGGATCGCGTTCACCCCGTATATGGCGCGGTGGGTGCACGGGTTTTTCCCGGAGGCGAGCGAATTGTTGGTGGCGGTGGCCTGCTTCGGGGTGTTCTGGGCGGCATTCGAGCTTGCGACGACGGCGGGGCAGGCGGTGTTCGGCGGTTTGATCAACGATGTGGTGCCGAAGGAAATGCTCGGGCGGTTCTACGGTCTGTTCCGGGCGGTAAGCCTGATCGACGGCATCATTTTCAACTACTGGATTATGGGCAAGGTGCCGGATCATTTCACGCTGATCCTGGCGATCATCGGCGTATTCTACGGGATGGCATTCATGTGGGTTTGCTTCAAGGTGAAGGAGGGGAGGTATCCGCCGCCTGCGGTGGATACGAACGTCCAGCAGCCGGGGAAGGAATGGCCGGGAGCCGGGGATAGACGATCGCGGTCGGCGTGGAAGCCGGCTTTCCACCAAGGCGTGTTTGCGGGTTTTGGGCGGGGTGTGCGTCTTTACTTTCGCGAGTGTTTTACGAATCCATACTATGTATCCGTTTTTGTGATGCTGATGAGCGGAGGACTGGCGTTCATGCCGGTCAACACCTTTGCGATCCCCTACGCGCGGAGCCTGGAGATGAGCATGGATTTTTACGGAAAGTGCACGGCGGCCACGTTCCTCACGTCGCTCTGCCTGGCGTATTTCCTCGGCTGGCTGGCGGATGTGTTTCACCCGATCAGGACATGCATGGTGGCGCTGATCGGGTATTTTTTCGTGACGCTGTTCGGCTGGTTTTTCGCGACGACACCGGAACGGTTTGCGGTGGCGTATGTGCTGCACGGCGTGCTGGCCGGGTGCTACTACACCAGCGCAGCGTCGCTGGGGCAGCGGCTGTATCCACATTCCCGGTTCGCCCAGTTCGCCTCGGCGGCGGGTATCCTGACATCGATCTGCACGATGGGATTAGGACCGCTACTCGGGGTGGTGATCGACTGGACGGGGATGATCTATCGCTACACGTTCCTGGCTGGCGGCACACTCACGTTGGTGGCGCTGGCGGCGGCGCTCTACGTTTATGGCAAGTTCATGAAACTGGGTGGCCCCAAAGGCTACGTTGCGCCCGAGTAA
- a CDS encoding heparinase, producing MTFHPVLIVVSIAVVLKMATVEVRSNTEPANAGLFSGSIVARPELRGKHPRLFVSERELQSAINRCQTDDTWRKHYFRPRGVELGTVPRPVDLRDRSLPCTVLGKLAVAYALSGDSVYLERLRAWLTFMQGSSPVTIRSIGSRDNADLFCGQMLTGLAISYDVLKGRVPAEVENALRDHLVSQARQTWADLIAIRHYPYEQNHFSIPVGGLLVASLALLDEEADASAWGIWSSNALRRCLEALSPDGWFFEGMNYWGYTMQFPVTAAYALQHVTGVSLFEIPSLKNSPSYLAHNFLPNPDFVFDFADWGPRVNQDGTTAQRGYDRPWHTHPTTIPTFIPSLLNRARSHPLLDAFLEGRRTSDVGLNGIIGSLLQLPAVQKGRTSADLSPYPPCHYFEDMGVIHWRENWSDSGATAIAFKSGPPGGHAMTSLLRQFPDWKPSLGHAHPDAGSFILFSKGVFLANDTGYAVKKTAWHNSILVNGAGQVEEGTAFLTFKNVPYEKLNRIRMENVWLGRRIIAGTANFAAAYDDALGLTEMRRHLVMIDGRYLVILDRMGASSPHEYEWRLHSDQAAVKDDQGRFVMTNGPGRLVIKNLLPVASAGVSPTIVETELFEFKTRSRPQQRGHHLALKSPRTARARFLVAMNIQSSDADSRNFHAREVFDGKTELSDAAGSCTVWIGNSAELRGSFAYVLRDPRGVAISAGLHGAELKTPDVSITRKSEIGAVTLDLDPDVGSWSIEDMNTHAGSATFPASIAPESGAVLQINGRRQTIVMPKP from the coding sequence ATGACATTTCATCCTGTCCTGATTGTAGTATCCATCGCTGTCGTCCTCAAAATGGCGACGGTGGAAGTCCGCAGTAACACCGAGCCGGCCAACGCGGGACTTTTTTCCGGATCGATTGTCGCGCGACCGGAACTACGCGGCAAGCATCCGCGACTATTCGTTTCCGAAAGGGAACTTCAGTCCGCAATCAATCGCTGCCAAACCGACGACACGTGGAGAAAGCATTATTTCCGCCCGCGCGGCGTTGAGCTTGGCACCGTTCCCCGCCCCGTTGATCTGCGCGACAGGTCTCTGCCCTGCACGGTGCTCGGGAAACTCGCAGTCGCCTACGCCCTGTCCGGCGACTCGGTTTATCTGGAGCGACTTCGAGCTTGGCTGACTTTCATGCAGGGCTCCAGTCCCGTCACAATCCGTAGCATTGGCAGCAGGGATAATGCGGATCTTTTTTGCGGGCAGATGCTGACGGGGCTCGCCATCTCTTACGATGTGCTGAAAGGGCGCGTGCCTGCCGAAGTCGAAAACGCCCTCCGCGACCATCTTGTTTCCCAGGCCCGTCAGACCTGGGCCGACCTGATTGCCATCCGCCATTATCCCTACGAACAAAACCACTTTTCCATTCCGGTGGGCGGCCTGCTTGTCGCCTCACTTGCTCTTCTGGACGAGGAGGCCGATGCCTCCGCCTGGGGAATCTGGTCGTCCAATGCGCTCCGCCGCTGCCTGGAGGCGCTTTCTCCCGACGGCTGGTTTTTCGAGGGTATGAATTATTGGGGATATACGATGCAATTCCCCGTTACCGCCGCCTATGCGCTTCAGCACGTGACCGGCGTAAGCCTGTTCGAAATACCCTCGCTAAAAAACAGCCCCTCGTATCTCGCTCACAACTTCCTCCCGAACCCTGACTTCGTTTTTGATTTCGCCGACTGGGGGCCAAGGGTGAACCAGGATGGAACCACTGCCCAACGCGGTTATGATCGGCCTTGGCATACGCACCCGACGACAATCCCGACATTCATTCCTTCTCTCCTGAATCGCGCCCGCTCCCATCCGCTGCTGGATGCCTTTCTGGAAGGACGCCGCACAAGTGATGTCGGCCTGAACGGCATTATCGGTTCCCTGCTGCAACTGCCCGCCGTCCAGAAGGGCAGGACGTCTGCCGACCTGAGTCCATATCCTCCCTGCCACTATTTCGAGGACATGGGAGTAATCCACTGGCGGGAGAACTGGAGTGATTCCGGCGCCACGGCCATCGCGTTCAAGTCCGGTCCTCCCGGCGGCCACGCCATGACCTCGCTCTTGCGCCAGTTTCCCGACTGGAAGCCCTCCCTTGGTCATGCCCATCCGGATGCCGGCTCGTTCATTCTGTTTTCCAAGGGCGTTTTCCTCGCCAACGATACCGGCTATGCAGTCAAGAAGACCGCCTGGCACAACTCGATCCTCGTGAATGGCGCCGGTCAGGTGGAGGAAGGCACGGCTTTCCTTACCTTCAAAAATGTTCCCTACGAGAAACTGAACCGTATCCGCATGGAAAACGTCTGGCTTGGTCGGAGGATAATCGCCGGCACAGCGAATTTCGCCGCCGCCTACGATGATGCACTCGGCCTGACTGAAATGCGCCGGCACCTCGTCATGATCGACGGACGCTACCTGGTGATTCTTGACCGGATGGGTGCGTCGTCTCCCCACGAATACGAATGGCGCCTGCACAGCGATCAGGCTGCCGTCAAAGACGATCAAGGGCGTTTCGTCATGACCAACGGCCCCGGTCGCCTTGTCATCAAAAACCTGCTCCCCGTGGCGTCGGCGGGCGTGTCGCCGACCATCGTGGAAACCGAGCTTTTCGAATTCAAAACACGCTCGCGTCCGCAACAACGCGGCCACCACCTCGCGCTAAAATCCCCGCGAACCGCGCGCGCCCGGTTTCTCGTTGCCATGAACATTCAGTCATCGGATGCGGACTCGCGAAACTTCCATGCGAGGGAAGTCTTCGATGGAAAAACAGAACTGTCCGACGCAGCGGGCTCCTGCACCGTGTGGATCGGAAACAGCGCCGAGCTGCGGGGATCGTTTGCCTATGTTCTCCGTGACCCGCGGGGTGTTGCCATCTCGGCAGGACTCCACGGCGCCGAACTCAAAACCCCCGATGTTTCCATCACGCGAAAAAGCGAAATCGGGGCCGTCACCCTGGACCTCGATCCCGATGTCGGCTCATGGAGTATCGAAGACATGAATACGCACGCAGGTTCAGCGACATTTCCTGCTTCAATTGCTCCCGAGTCGGGAGCAGTTCTTCAAATCAACGGCAGACGCCAGACAATCGTCATGCCCAAACCCTGA
- a CDS encoding dehydrogenase produces the protein MEKEKHKIGILGCGWIMRDVYTPIIQKLSDRVEVAALCDLKPENLQTASRNFPQARTYANPEALVESAGLDALMVLTSVHANARMASLALQAGLDVFLEKPPAISLEELDWLLECETKASGRLYTAFNRRHTPLLAGVDFSTSMHCVRGRMERRRRVVEIFPYTAIHLIDSVQFYTGSRFSEAEVLFGHSPSPHWSVRGAWAGGATCHLELFPASGEYCESLVIEGSAHTWEIQFPNSASAFPRGQLLRTTRAAPSSAARIPDVPGDDLEQMGYAPAFRKFVDALDGDDLPGAIWLLSDCRTTIAIMESMIQKSEKPIHLSIERTDVSRLQQHSS, from the coding sequence ATGGAAAAAGAAAAACACAAAATCGGCATTCTTGGCTGCGGATGGATCATGCGGGATGTTTACACCCCCATCATCCAAAAACTCTCCGACCGTGTGGAGGTCGCCGCGCTCTGCGACCTGAAGCCGGAAAATCTGCAAACGGCGTCGCGGAATTTCCCGCAAGCCCGCACCTATGCGAACCCGGAAGCGCTCGTCGAATCCGCCGGTCTGGATGCCCTCATGGTTTTGACCTCCGTGCACGCCAACGCCAGAATGGCATCCCTCGCACTGCAGGCCGGTCTGGATGTCTTTTTGGAAAAACCGCCGGCCATATCCCTGGAGGAGCTGGACTGGCTGCTGGAGTGCGAAACGAAAGCGAGTGGCCGACTTTACACAGCGTTCAACCGTCGGCACACCCCCCTCCTTGCCGGTGTCGATTTTTCCACCTCCATGCATTGCGTTCGCGGACGTATGGAACGGCGGCGGCGTGTTGTGGAAATTTTCCCTTACACCGCCATTCACCTGATCGATTCCGTGCAATTCTATACCGGCTCCCGTTTTTCCGAAGCGGAGGTTCTTTTCGGCCATTCGCCGTCTCCGCACTGGAGCGTGCGAGGTGCATGGGCCGGTGGAGCTACCTGTCATCTCGAGCTTTTCCCTGCGAGCGGCGAATATTGCGAATCGCTGGTGATTGAAGGCAGCGCCCATACCTGGGAAATCCAGTTCCCCAATTCCGCCAGCGCATTCCCGCGAGGCCAACTCCTGCGAACAACAAGGGCGGCACCCTCTTCGGCGGCGCGCATTCCCGATGTGCCGGGCGACGACCTTGAGCAGATGGGTTATGCGCCGGCTTTCCGGAAGTTTGTCGATGCCCTCGACGGGGATGACCTGCCAGGGGCCATCTGGCTCCTCTCCGACTGCCGGACAACCATCGCTATCATGGAATCCATGATACAAAAATCGGAAAAACCAATACATCTTTCAATCGAAAGGACGGATGTATCCAGGCTACAACAACATTCCTCGTAG
- a CDS encoding 2-hydroxyacid dehydrogenase, translating into MPRVLFALSGYDRNMFLPHLAYAIETLNEAECVVPDTLPAKSEPGLWRALLEETRPDVIVSAWATPPVPADWIAADSPAPCPLRYLCHLGGSVRQKVPRLFLERGGLVTNWGGQAAAQVAEHALLLALATLRRAPAWLGGENGPPVRMIRIGDLDTRTLFGRRIGVHGCGSVARKLAALLRPFECDVACFSAGVPDDVVHASGMRPAGSLAELFGGKEILFECEALTPASELCVDAAMLARLPDGALFVNVARGRLLDETALLREVRSGRLQAALDVLTVEPVPADSPWRVQPGAIYSPHIAGPTGDMMPRIGAAALENLINYLAGRPLGNLVSLDLYDRAT; encoded by the coding sequence ATGCCCCGCGTGCTCTTCGCTCTTTCCGGATATGACCGGAACATGTTTTTGCCACACCTTGCCTACGCAATCGAAACGCTCAATGAAGCGGAATGCGTGGTGCCGGATACCCTGCCGGCCAAATCGGAACCCGGTTTATGGCGCGCCTTGCTCGAAGAGACCCGACCGGATGTGATCGTGTCGGCGTGGGCCACGCCCCCCGTTCCCGCTGACTGGATCGCGGCTGACAGCCCGGCCCCGTGTCCACTGCGCTACCTCTGTCACCTTGGCGGCAGTGTGCGTCAAAAAGTGCCGCGCCTGTTTCTCGAACGCGGCGGCCTCGTCACCAACTGGGGTGGGCAAGCTGCCGCGCAGGTGGCCGAACACGCCCTGCTGCTTGCCCTCGCCACCTTGCGTCGCGCCCCCGCGTGGTTGGGTGGCGAAAATGGCCCACCGGTCCGCATGATTCGCATTGGTGATCTGGATACACGCACGCTTTTCGGCCGACGAATCGGCGTGCACGGTTGCGGGAGCGTGGCGCGCAAACTCGCCGCCTTGCTGCGCCCCTTTGAATGCGATGTTGCCTGTTTTTCGGCGGGAGTGCCCGATGACGTTGTCCACGCCTCCGGGATGCGCCCGGCTGGTTCGCTGGCGGAGTTGTTTGGCGGAAAAGAAATCCTCTTCGAATGCGAGGCGCTCACGCCTGCCAGCGAATTGTGTGTTGACGCCGCCATGCTGGCCCGTCTGCCCGATGGGGCGCTTTTTGTGAACGTGGCTCGTGGTCGACTCCTGGACGAGACAGCCTTGTTGCGTGAAGTGCGCTCCGGGCGGCTGCAGGCCGCGCTCGACGTGCTGACTGTCGAACCCGTGCCCGCCGATTCCCCCTGGCGGGTGCAACCCGGAGCGATTTATTCACCACACATCGCCGGCCCCACGGGTGACATGATGCCCCGCATCGGGGCCGCCGCCTTGGAAAATCTCATCAATTACCTTGCTGGCAGGCCGTTAGGAAATCTTGTCTCCCTCGACCTGTACGATCGCGCCACATAG
- a CDS encoding acyl-CoA thioesterase, with protein sequence MNAFTKHLRAAHRPRWHIPKIRIMKLRPFLALVLPVLCARLASGVPATLTELNPRDGLPVFLAKANAGNKAELRVAFLGGSITAANGWRVGTLEVLRKTFPDTRFTEIQAALPGTGSDFGAARLHENVLVHQPDLLFVEFAVNDLGKPASQIERTMEGIVQQARLALPDLDIWFVYTLSSAGLADMKAGRYPSSARAMENVASHYGIPSLQFGVEILRRLENGSLVFRGPPDDPKSFTGDNVHPTAAGHRIYTEAVARSLPGLASASAGKDASASRSLPPPLHPDNWADARLVPAERILKMVTGSPAVRLPDSDHRFAAIPENLRRPTWQITRPGDVLSFEFEGSAFGLASLKGPDAGSFRVTVDDRPPRDVTLFDSFCQPRRYRVRPWFYPETLSPGRHRVKIELLAAAPDKARILKKGDKIAALLAADPDYARNVLTLSDLLLSGRLVTP encoded by the coding sequence GTGAACGCATTCACCAAACATCTCCGTGCCGCTCACCGGCCGCGGTGGCATATCCCGAAGATCCGCATCATGAAACTCCGCCCTTTCCTCGCGCTTGTCCTTCCCGTCCTGTGCGCACGCCTTGCCTCCGGCGTTCCCGCCACACTCACCGAACTCAATCCGCGCGACGGGCTTCCCGTTTTCCTTGCCAAGGCCAACGCCGGCAACAAGGCGGAACTCCGCGTCGCCTTCCTCGGCGGCAGCATCACGGCCGCCAATGGCTGGCGCGTCGGCACGCTGGAAGTCCTTCGAAAAACTTTTCCCGACACCCGGTTCACCGAAATCCAGGCCGCCCTTCCCGGCACCGGCTCCGACTTCGGAGCCGCCCGCCTGCACGAAAACGTTCTCGTTCACCAACCCGACCTTCTCTTCGTGGAGTTTGCGGTCAACGATCTCGGGAAACCCGCCTCGCAGATCGAACGGACCATGGAAGGCATTGTCCAACAAGCCCGCCTCGCCCTGCCCGATCTCGACATCTGGTTCGTCTACACCCTGTCGTCCGCCGGCCTGGCCGACATGAAGGCAGGACGCTACCCGTCGTCCGCCCGCGCCATGGAAAATGTCGCCAGCCACTACGGTATTCCCTCGCTCCAGTTCGGCGTCGAAATCCTGCGCCGTCTCGAAAACGGCAGCCTTGTTTTCCGCGGACCACCCGATGATCCGAAATCCTTCACCGGCGACAACGTTCATCCGACCGCCGCCGGTCACAGGATCTATACCGAAGCCGTCGCCCGCAGCTTGCCCGGCCTCGCCTCCGCCAGCGCCGGCAAGGACGCTTCTGCAAGCCGCTCCCTTCCCCCTCCGCTTCATCCAGACAACTGGGCCGACGCCCGCCTGGTCCCGGCCGAACGTATCCTTAAAATGGTTACCGGCTCCCCTGCAGTCCGGCTCCCGGATTCCGACCATCGCTTCGCCGCGATCCCCGAAAACCTGCGCCGTCCCACCTGGCAGATCACCCGGCCCGGCGACGTGCTTTCGTTCGAGTTTGAGGGAAGCGCCTTCGGCCTTGCCTCGCTCAAGGGCCCGGACGCGGGCAGCTTTCGCGTCACCGTCGACGACCGGCCGCCCCGCGACGTCACGCTTTTTGACTCGTTCTGCCAGCCTCGCCGCTATCGGGTGCGCCCCTGGTTTTATCCGGAGACGCTCTCTCCCGGCCGCCATCGCGTAAAAATCGAACTCCTGGCCGCCGCTCCCGACAAGGCCCGTATCCTGAAAAAAGGCGACAAGATCGCCGCCCTCCTCGCCGCCGATCCCGACTACGCGCGCAATGTCCTGACCCTCTCCGACCTCCTCCTCTCCGGCCGCTTGGTTACTCCCTGA
- a CDS encoding membrane protein: MKSACETSPFPFLDVVVIGGGPAGLVAATQAARAGARVLLVEKSGILGGATTLAGVASPGLFYARGRQIIAGIGWELATEALRMCGQPLPDFSDWKNLRHWELALRVNIPVYAALADRLVTRSGAALRLHTMLAAADYDERHAFWIIRLCQKDGLKTLRAGVLVDCTGDANAVALAGHRLRRNPELQPGTLSLHAGGYDPARLDYPALEAAFASAVAAGTLLRSDFYPATTPVTQFLRNRGANTMHVTGIDAATSEGKTGAELAARETLLRIILFLRAQPGLENFTVEHMSSECGIRETVTIDAEHRVSGHEYASGCAWEDSLCHSYFPIDLHNSAGGGVHTRPLEAGAVPTVPLRAQLPSGSRRLIVAGRIIGSDREANSALRVQATAMATGQVAGAAAALAATRNRDIRAIPLTEIRALLRAHGAIVPDTPAPPSGEATCRESP; encoded by the coding sequence ATGAAATCTGCCTGTGAGACCTCTCCTTTCCCATTCCTGGATGTTGTGGTGATCGGCGGGGGCCCGGCGGGCCTGGTCGCGGCCACCCAGGCCGCGCGGGCCGGAGCCCGCGTCCTGCTCGTCGAGAAATCGGGCATCCTTGGCGGCGCGACCACCCTTGCCGGCGTGGCGAGCCCCGGTCTCTTTTACGCCCGCGGTCGCCAGATCATCGCCGGCATCGGATGGGAACTCGCCACGGAAGCCCTTCGCATGTGTGGACAGCCCTTGCCCGATTTCTCCGACTGGAAAAACCTCCGGCATTGGGAACTGGCCCTGCGGGTCAACATCCCCGTCTATGCCGCGCTCGCCGACCGCCTTGTCACCCGGTCCGGAGCCGCACTCCGGCTCCACACCATGCTCGCCGCAGCAGACTACGACGAACGTCACGCCTTCTGGATTATTCGCCTGTGCCAGAAAGACGGTCTGAAAACGCTTCGCGCCGGAGTGCTCGTTGACTGCACCGGGGACGCCAATGCGGTTGCCCTCGCCGGCCACCGGCTTCGTCGCAACCCGGAACTCCAGCCGGGAACGCTCTCCCTCCATGCCGGAGGTTACGATCCCGCCCGCCTCGACTATCCCGCTCTCGAGGCCGCCTTTGCCTCGGCCGTGGCTGCCGGGACCCTGCTGCGCTCCGATTTTTACCCGGCGACAACTCCCGTCACGCAGTTTCTCCGGAACCGCGGCGCCAACACCATGCACGTCACCGGCATCGACGCCGCCACCAGCGAGGGCAAAACGGGAGCCGAGCTGGCGGCGCGCGAAACGCTTCTGCGCATCATCCTTTTCCTGCGCGCGCAGCCCGGGCTGGAGAACTTCACGGTCGAACACATGAGTTCCGAATGCGGCATTCGTGAAACGGTCACCATCGATGCGGAGCACCGCGTATCCGGTCATGAATACGCATCGGGATGCGCGTGGGAGGACAGTCTCTGCCACAGCTATTTCCCCATCGACCTGCACAACAGCGCCGGCGGCGGAGTCCACACCCGCCCGCTCGAAGCGGGCGCCGTGCCCACGGTTCCGCTGCGCGCCCAGCTTCCCTCCGGCAGCCGCCGCCTGATCGTCGCGGGGCGCATCATCGGCAGCGACCGCGAGGCCAATTCCGCCCTCCGCGTGCAGGCCACGGCCATGGCCACCGGCCAGGTCGCCGGAGCCGCCGCCGCGCTCGCCGCCACCCGCAACCGTGACATCCGCGCTATTCCCCTGACTGAAATCCGCGCGCTCCTCCGCGCCCACGGTGCCATCGTTCCGGATACTCCTGCTCCCCCCTCCGGAGAGGCGACATGCCGGGAATCCCCGTAA